Proteins encoded in a region of the Pseudomonas putida genome:
- a CDS encoding nitrate/nitrite transporter, with protein MSTSFWKSGHVPTLFAAFLYFDLSFMVWYLLGPLAVQIAADLQLSAQQRGLMVAMPILAGAILRFAMGVLVDRLSPKTAGLIGQVVVIVALAAAWHLGVHSYEQALLLGVFLGFAGASFAVSLPLASQWYPPQHQGKAMGIAGAGNSGTVFAALLAPALAAGFGWNNVFGFALIPLTLALAVFALLARNAPQRPKPKAMADYLKALGDRDSWWFMFFYSVTFGGFIGLASALPGYFSDQYGLSPITAGYYTAACVFAGSLMRPLGGALADRFGGIRTLLGMYSVAAICIAAVGFNLPSAAAALMLFVSAMLGLGAGNGAVFQLVPQRFRQEIGVMTGLIGMAGGIGGFLLAAGLGTIKQHTGDYQLGLWLFASLGLLAWFGLHGVKQRWRTTWGSAAVTAARV; from the coding sequence ATGAGTACCAGCTTCTGGAAATCCGGGCATGTGCCCACGCTGTTCGCCGCGTTCCTGTACTTCGACCTCAGCTTCATGGTGTGGTACCTGCTGGGCCCACTGGCGGTGCAGATTGCTGCCGACCTGCAACTGAGCGCACAACAACGGGGCCTGATGGTGGCCATGCCGATCCTGGCCGGGGCTATCCTGCGCTTTGCCATGGGCGTGCTGGTGGACCGCCTGTCACCCAAGACCGCCGGCCTGATCGGCCAGGTGGTGGTTATCGTCGCACTGGCCGCAGCCTGGCACCTGGGCGTGCACAGCTATGAACAAGCGCTGCTGCTGGGGGTGTTTCTGGGGTTCGCGGGTGCTTCGTTCGCTGTGTCGCTGCCACTGGCTTCGCAGTGGTACCCGCCACAGCACCAGGGCAAGGCCATGGGCATCGCCGGCGCCGGCAACTCTGGCACCGTGTTCGCCGCCCTGCTGGCGCCGGCGCTGGCTGCAGGCTTTGGCTGGAACAATGTGTTCGGCTTTGCGCTGATCCCGTTGACACTGGCGCTGGCGGTGTTCGCCCTGCTGGCGCGTAACGCCCCACAACGGCCCAAACCGAAAGCCATGGCCGACTACCTCAAGGCCCTGGGTGACCGAGACAGCTGGTGGTTCATGTTCTTCTACAGCGTCACCTTCGGTGGCTTCATCGGCCTGGCCAGCGCCCTGCCCGGCTATTTCAGCGACCAGTACGGCCTGAGCCCGATCACCGCCGGCTATTACACCGCAGCTTGCGTGTTCGCCGGCAGCCTGATGCGCCCGCTCGGCGGCGCGCTGGCTGACCGTTTTGGCGGCATCCGTACCCTGTTGGGTATGTACAGCGTGGCAGCTATCTGCATCGCCGCAGTTGGTTTCAACCTGCCCTCTGCCGCAGCCGCACTGATGCTGTTCGTCAGCGCCATGCTTGGCCTGGGCGCCGGCAACGGCGCGGTGTTCCAGCTGGTGCCGCAACGCTTTCGCCAGGAAATCGGTGTAATGACCGGGCTGATCGGCATGGCCGGCGGCATTGGCGGTTTCCTGCTGGCGGCCGGGCTTGGCACTATCAAGCAGCACACCGGCGACTACCAACTTGGCTTGTGGCTGTTCGCCAGCCTGGGCCTGCTGGCGTGGTTTGGCCTTCATGGCGTGAAACAGCGCTGGCGCACCACCTGGGGCTCGGCTGCAGTCACGGCAGCACGGGTCTGA
- the sigX gene encoding RNA polymerase sigma factor SigX has protein sequence MRYDPRELTDEELVARSHEELYHVTRAYEELMRRYQRTLFNVCARYLGNDRDADDVCQEVMLKVLYGLKNFEGKSKFKTWLYSITYNECITQYRKERRKRRLMDALSLDPVEEASEDKAPKPEEKGGLDKWLVHVNPIDREILVLRFVAELEFQEIADIMHMGLSATKMRYKRALDKLREKFAGLDET, from the coding sequence ATGCGTTATGACCCCCGCGAGCTCACCGACGAAGAGTTGGTGGCGCGTTCGCATGAGGAGCTGTACCACGTTACCCGCGCCTATGAGGAGCTCATGCGGCGCTACCAGCGGACCCTGTTCAACGTCTGTGCGCGTTATCTGGGGAACGACCGGGACGCGGACGATGTCTGTCAGGAGGTGATGCTCAAAGTGCTGTATGGGCTGAAGAACTTCGAGGGTAAATCCAAGTTCAAGACCTGGCTCTACAGCATCACCTACAACGAGTGCATTACCCAGTACCGCAAGGAGCGCCGTAAACGTCGGTTAATGGATGCCTTGAGCCTGGACCCTGTTGAAGAGGCGTCTGAAGACAAGGCCCCGAAGCCGGAAGAAAAAGGCGGGCTGGACAAGTGGTTGGTGCATGTGAACCCGATTGACCGGGAAATTCTGGTGCTACGTTTTGTCGCAGAATTGGAATTTCAGGAAATTGCCGACATCATGCACATGGGTCTTAGCGCGACGAAAATGCGTTACAAGCGCGCGCTAGACAAGCTTCGTGAGAAATTTGCTGGCCTCGATGAAACTTAG
- the cobA gene encoding uroporphyrinogen-III C-methyltransferase, which yields MNAKIWLVGAGPGDPELLTLKAVRALQQAAVVLIDDLVNPAVLAHCPQARVIAVGKRGGCRSTPQAFIQRLMLRHARQGRCVVRLKGGDPCIFGRGGEEALWLRGHGIEVELVNGITAGLAGATQCGISLTSRGVSRGVTLVTAHTQDDSALNWAALAQGGTTLVVYMGVARLEQVRQGLLDGGMAPGMPVAMIENASLPQQRAHRSDVRRMVEDAHGFGLRSPAVLVIGEVVGEQQILRLDAIAG from the coding sequence ATGAATGCAAAAATATGGTTGGTGGGTGCCGGCCCTGGTGACCCTGAACTGCTCACCCTCAAGGCTGTGCGAGCTTTGCAGCAAGCCGCCGTGGTCCTGATCGACGACCTGGTCAACCCAGCGGTGCTGGCGCACTGCCCGCAAGCACGGGTGATTGCCGTGGGCAAGCGCGGCGGCTGCCGCTCTACACCGCAGGCGTTCATCCAGCGCCTGATGCTGCGCCATGCGCGACAGGGCCGCTGCGTGGTGAGGCTCAAGGGCGGCGACCCCTGCATCTTTGGCCGTGGCGGTGAAGAGGCGCTGTGGTTACGCGGGCATGGCATCGAGGTAGAGCTGGTCAACGGCATTACCGCCGGCCTGGCCGGCGCAACGCAGTGCGGGATCTCCCTGACTTCGCGCGGTGTCAGCCGGGGCGTCACGCTGGTGACGGCGCATACCCAGGATGACAGCGCACTGAACTGGGCGGCATTGGCCCAGGGCGGCACGACGCTGGTGGTGTACATGGGGGTAGCGCGGCTGGAGCAGGTGCGCCAGGGCTTGCTGGATGGTGGCATGGCGCCAGGGATGCCGGTGGCGATGATCGAGAATGCTTCATTGCCGCAACAGCGAGCGCACAGGAGTGACGTGCGGAGAATGGTCGAGGATGCGCACGGGTTTGGCTTGCGCAGCCCGGCAGTGCTGGTGATTGGAGAGGTGGTTGGGGAGCAGCAGATTCTGCGACTGGACGCAATCGCGGGCTGA
- a CDS encoding protein kinase, which yields MSLQLSFAQASATGPRAENQDALRLVTPAPELAASKGYLFALADGVSQCADGGLAARASLQALALDYYATPATWSVAQALDRLLLAQNRWLRAQGSGQPLLTTLSALVLRGRRFTLAHVGDCRVYRWHDENLQCLSEDHVWDQPGMQHVLKRALGLDQHLLVDYLEGELQPGECFLLLSDGVWASLGEQHIQAVLREQPDLQLAADTLVASAHLNGSQDNASALLVHVEQLGPANLGDTLAQLQEWPVPGPLREGQVIDGWKVEKLHAHSRQSLLYQVRDSQNQPWLLKTLPAAREQEAGAAQGLLLEEWFLRRIAGRHFPELHAASQRQHLYYVMREYPGQSLAALLAAHGPLPLAQWLEVARQLLQAVGVLHRRNLLHRDIKPDNLHLGRDGQLRLLDFGLAYCPGLSEDPLHELPGTPSYIAPEAFDGLPPSPRQDLYAVGVTLYHLLTGHYPYGEIEAFQRPRFGQPVNASRYRPDLPEWLQHNLQQALAVDPAQRFETAEHWLLLLERGDRQELPSRPRPLLEREPVKVWRTLALLSLLINLILLLTLLKG from the coding sequence ATGAGCCTGCAATTGAGCTTTGCCCAAGCCAGCGCCACTGGGCCTCGCGCGGAAAACCAGGACGCCCTGCGCCTGGTTACCCCGGCGCCAGAGCTGGCCGCCAGCAAAGGCTACCTGTTCGCCCTGGCCGATGGCGTCAGCCAATGCGCCGACGGCGGCCTGGCAGCGCGAGCCAGCCTGCAGGCGCTGGCCCTGGATTACTACGCCACTCCGGCCACCTGGAGCGTCGCCCAGGCCCTCGACCGCCTGTTGCTGGCGCAAAACCGCTGGTTGCGTGCCCAGGGCAGCGGCCAGCCATTGCTGACCACCCTTAGCGCGCTGGTGTTGCGCGGCCGGCGCTTTACCCTGGCCCACGTTGGCGACTGCCGGGTGTACCGCTGGCACGATGAGAACCTGCAGTGCCTTAGCGAAGACCATGTATGGGACCAGCCGGGCATGCAGCACGTACTCAAACGCGCGCTGGGCCTGGACCAGCACCTGCTGGTGGATTACCTGGAAGGCGAGCTGCAGCCGGGCGAGTGCTTTCTGCTGCTCAGCGACGGGGTCTGGGCCAGCCTGGGCGAGCAACACATCCAGGCCGTGCTGCGCGAGCAGCCTGATCTGCAACTGGCCGCCGACACCCTGGTTGCCAGCGCGCACCTCAATGGCAGCCAGGACAACGCCAGCGCCTTGCTGGTGCACGTCGAGCAACTGGGCCCAGCCAACCTGGGCGATACCCTGGCACAGCTGCAAGAATGGCCAGTGCCCGGCCCGCTGCGTGAAGGCCAGGTGATAGACGGCTGGAAGGTTGAAAAACTGCATGCACACAGCCGCCAGTCCCTGCTGTACCAAGTGCGCGATAGCCAGAACCAACCGTGGCTGCTCAAAACCCTGCCCGCTGCGCGCGAACAGGAAGCGGGGGCAGCGCAAGGCCTGTTGCTGGAGGAGTGGTTCCTGCGCCGCATCGCTGGCCGGCACTTCCCCGAGCTGCACGCCGCCAGCCAGCGCCAGCACCTGTACTACGTGATGCGCGAATACCCCGGCCAAAGCCTGGCGGCACTGCTGGCCGCACACGGCCCGCTGCCTTTGGCGCAATGGCTGGAGGTCGCTCGGCAACTGCTACAGGCAGTTGGCGTGCTGCACCGGCGCAACTTGCTGCACCGCGACATCAAGCCCGACAACCTGCACCTGGGCCGCGATGGCCAACTGCGCCTGCTGGACTTCGGCCTGGCCTATTGCCCGGGCCTGTCCGAAGACCCGCTGCACGAGCTGCCCGGCACGCCCTCGTACATCGCCCCGGAAGCGTTCGATGGCCTGCCACCCAGCCCGCGCCAGGACTTGTATGCAGTGGGCGTGACGCTGTACCACCTGCTGACCGGCCACTACCCGTACGGCGAGATAGAAGCCTTTCAACGCCCGCGCTTCGGCCAGCCGGTCAACGCCTCGCGCTATCGCCCCGACCTGCCGGAATGGTTGCAGCACAACCTGCAACAGGCCCTGGCGGTCGACCCTGCCCAGCGCTTCGAAACCGCCGAGCACTGGTTGCTGCTGCTCGAACGCGGCGACCGTCAGGAACTGCCCAGCCGACCACGCCCACTGCTTGAGCGCGAGCCGGTGAAAGTGTGGCGCACGCTGGCCCTGCTGTCGTTGCTGATCAATCTGATACTGCTGCTTACCCTGCTCAAGGGCTGA
- a CDS encoding mechanosensitive ion channel domain-containing protein: protein MELDLWTQSLVTAMTALWTKVANFIPNLFGALVVVLLGFVVAKLLDTLLSKLLAKFGLDRLMAGTGLTKMLGRVGIQVPISTLIGKIVYWFVLLIFLVSAAESLGLERVSATLDMLALYLPKVFGAALVLLAGVLLAQVANGLVRGAAEGIGLEYSAGLGRITQGLVIIISISVAISQLEVKTDLLNHVIVIGLITVGLAVALAMGLGSREIAGQILAGIYVRELYQVGQQVRIGEVEGHIEEIGTVKTTLLTDDGELVSLSNRELLEQRVNSR from the coding sequence ATGGAACTCGATCTCTGGACCCAGAGCCTGGTCACCGCGATGACCGCCCTTTGGACCAAGGTGGCGAACTTCATCCCTAACCTGTTCGGCGCGCTGGTCGTGGTGCTGCTCGGTTTCGTGGTGGCCAAGCTGCTCGACACGCTGCTGTCCAAGCTGCTGGCCAAGTTTGGCCTGGACCGCCTGATGGCCGGCACTGGCCTCACCAAGATGCTTGGTCGGGTTGGCATCCAAGTGCCGATCTCGACCTTGATCGGCAAGATCGTCTACTGGTTCGTGCTGCTCATCTTCCTTGTCTCGGCCGCTGAGTCGCTGGGCCTGGAACGGGTTTCGGCCACCCTCGACATGCTCGCCCTGTACCTGCCCAAGGTATTCGGCGCCGCCCTGGTGCTGCTGGCTGGCGTGCTGCTGGCACAGGTTGCCAACGGTCTGGTTCGTGGCGCCGCCGAAGGTATCGGCCTAGAGTACTCGGCGGGGCTTGGGCGTATTACCCAGGGCCTGGTGATCATCATCAGCATCTCGGTAGCCATCAGCCAGCTGGAGGTGAAAACCGACCTGCTGAACCACGTCATCGTTATTGGGCTGATTACCGTTGGTCTGGCCGTTGCGCTGGCCATGGGCCTCGGCAGCCGCGAAATCGCCGGGCAGATCCTGGCCGGTATTTATGTGCGCGAGCTGTACCAGGTAGGCCAGCAAGTGCGGATTGGAGAGGTCGAAGGGCATATCGAGGAGATCGGTACGGTGAAGACGACGCTGCTGACCGATGATGGCGAACTGGTGTCACTGTCTAACCGCGAGCTGCTTGAACAGCGTGTCAATAGCCGCTAA
- a CDS encoding CrfX protein yields the protein MHDPFEESLRDLLKASPSGNDRDDRDDAACLGRVLKTANRQVGAGDLFSLLGRWCQALLIAVNNGSAHVAPVRRHSSRNAATGSKADKAD from the coding sequence ATGCACGATCCGTTTGAAGAATCCCTGCGCGACCTGCTCAAAGCGTCACCCTCCGGCAATGACCGGGATGACCGGGACGATGCCGCTTGCCTGGGTCGCGTGCTGAAAACCGCCAACCGCCAAGTTGGCGCGGGCGATCTGTTCAGCCTGCTTGGCCGCTGGTGCCAGGCGCTGCTGATTGCCGTGAACAATGGCTCGGCGCATGTCGCGCCGGTGCGTCGACACTCTTCCCGCAACGCTGCCACTGGCAGCAAAGCAGATAAGGCCGATTGA
- a CDS encoding OmpA family protein, with translation MKLKNTLGLAIGSLVAATSIGAMAQGQGAVETEVFYKKEFFDSQRDFKNDGNLFGGSIGYFLTDDVELRLGYDEVHNARGEDGKNIKGSNTALDAVYHFNNPYDAIRPYVSAGFSHQSLGQTGRGGRDHSTFANVGAGAKWYITDMFYARAGVEAQYNIDQGDTEWAPSVGVGLNFGGSPKQAEAAPAPVAEVCSDSDNDGVCDNVDKCPDTPANVTVDADGCPAVAEVVRVELDVKFDFDKSVVKPNSYGDIKNLADFMKQYPQTTTVVEGHTDSVGPDAYNQKLSERRANAVKQVLTQQYGVESSRVDSVGYGETRPVADNATEEGRAINRRVEAQVEAQSK, from the coding sequence ATGAAATTGAAAAACACCTTGGGCTTGGCCATTGGTTCGCTCGTAGCCGCCACCTCGATTGGCGCTATGGCACAAGGTCAAGGCGCCGTCGAGACCGAAGTTTTCTACAAGAAAGAATTCTTCGACAGCCAGCGCGACTTCAAGAACGACGGCAACCTGTTCGGCGGCTCGATCGGTTACTTCCTGACCGACGACGTTGAACTGCGTCTGGGCTACGACGAAGTGCACAACGCTCGTGGCGAAGACGGCAAGAACATCAAGGGCTCGAACACCGCCCTGGACGCCGTTTACCACTTCAACAACCCGTACGACGCTATCCGTCCGTACGTTTCCGCTGGTTTCTCGCACCAGTCGCTGGGCCAGACCGGCCGTGGCGGTCGTGACCACTCCACCTTCGCCAACGTTGGCGCTGGCGCCAAGTGGTACATCACCGACATGTTCTACGCCCGTGCCGGCGTAGAAGCTCAGTACAACATCGACCAGGGCGACACCGAGTGGGCCCCAAGCGTTGGTGTTGGCCTGAACTTCGGCGGTAGCCCGAAGCAAGCCGAAGCCGCTCCAGCTCCAGTTGCTGAAGTTTGCTCCGACTCCGACAACGACGGCGTTTGCGACAACGTCGACAAGTGCCCAGACACCCCGGCCAACGTTACCGTTGACGCCGACGGCTGCCCGGCTGTTGCCGAAGTCGTTCGTGTTGAGCTGGACGTCAAGTTCGACTTCGACAAGTCGGTCGTCAAGCCAAACAGCTACGGCGACATCAAAAACCTGGCTGACTTCATGAAGCAGTACCCACAAACCACCACCGTGGTTGAAGGTCACACTGACTCCGTGGGTCCAGACGCTTACAACCAGAAGCTGTCCGAGCGTCGTGCCAACGCTGTCAAGCAAGTCCTGACCCAGCAGTACGGCGTAGAATCCAGCCGTGTTGACTCGGTTGGCTACGGCGAAACCCGTCCGGTTGCTGACAACGCCACCGAAGAAGGCCGTGCTATCAACCGTCGCGTTGAAGCTCAGGTAGAAGCTCAGTCCAAGTAA